The Leifsonia sp. ZF2019 DNA segment CCGTACCTCCCGGCCGGAGCGGATGTGCTGCGCGCGTTCCGTGCCCCGCTGGCGGATGTGCGGGTGCTCATCGTCGGCCAGGATCCGTATCCCACGCCCGGGCATCCCATCGGTCTCTCGTTCGCCGTCGAGCGGCACGTACGCCCGGTGCCGCGCAGCCTGCAGAACATCTACCGCGAACTGCGGGACGACCTGGGCGTCGTCCCTCCGGCGCACGGCGATCTCAGCGCCTGGGCGGACAACGGCGTGATGCTGCTCAACAGGGTGCTCACCGTGCGTCCCGGAGCACCCGCGTCGCACCGCGGGGCCGGCTGGGAGGCCGTCACCGAGCACGCCATCCGCAGCCTCGTCGCGCGGGGCCGCCCGTTCGTCTCCATCCTGTGGGGCAGGGACGCGGCCACGCTGAAGCCGCTGCTGGGCGGCAACCCGGTGATCGAGTCCCCGCACCCCAGCCCGCTGTCGGCCTCGCGCGGGTTCTTCGGCTCGCGTCCGTTCTCGAAAGCCAACGCGCTGCTCGAGCAGCGCGGGGAGAAGCCGGTGGACTGGACGCTCGAACCGTAACGCGCCCGCAACGTGTGCGACGTAGGCTTGTCGTCGTGCTGGAAGAGGAATACGAGACGCGTCGCGAGCTGCCGCGCCACCTGCGCAAGCGGGAGGCGCCGGAGCCCGTGTTCGAGTACACCATCCGCGAGGCCCGCGCGGAGGACATGCCCGACGTGCGCGCGATCTACAACCATTACGTCGCCAACAGCACCGTCACCTTCGACGAGGACGCGATGACGCTCCGCGAGTGGCGCAGCAAGTATGCCTACCTGCAGAAGCTCGGGATGCCGTTCATCGTCGCCGAGTCGCCCAGCGGCCAGATCCTCGGTTACGCCCTCGTCTCGCCGTGGAAGCAGAAGCGCGCCTACCGGTTCACCGTGGAGAACTCGATCTACCTCGGCGCGGCCTCCACGGGCAAGGGTCTCGGCCCGGTGCTGATGCAGGAGCTGATCGACCGGTCCAAGGCCGCCGGGCTCAAGGAGATGATCGCCGTCATCGCCGACAAAGGTGCGGAGGCGTCGATCAAGATGCACGAGAACTTCGGTTTCGAGGAGATCGGCAGGATGGGCCGCGTCGGCTTCAAGTTCGATCGCTGGCTCGGCACCGTGCTGCTGCAGAAATCGCTCAAGTAACGCGGCCTCCCGGGCTGATCCGGACGGCGGGTCTAGGCTCGCGCTGTGAGCACACTGACCCCCGGCACGGACCAGGTCGCCCTCGCCGCTGCCGCGACGCCGGCGAACCTGCCGCTGCGCAGACGCCCGATCGACATCTTCTTCCTGGTGATGTTCTCGCTGTTCGTCGTCACCTGCATCATCAGCGACGCCATCCCGACGCTCGGCATCCCGCAGACGGCGACGACGACGAACATCCTGGCGCAGTGGAACTACACGTATTCATCGCAATACGACCCGCTCTACCAGGCGGAGCCGTTGTGGCTGCGCTTCATCACGGGGACCAGCGCGTTCGTCTACTTGCCGTTCTACGTGCTGCTGATCGTGTGCCTGGTCAAGGGCTACAACTGGATCCAGCTGTTCGCCGTCATCTACGCGACCATGATCATCAGCCTGACCGCGATCCCGATCTTCGGCGTCGAGTTCTTCGGCCCGGTGGGGGAGCGGACCCCGAACCCGGTCGTGTTCCTGCTCTACAACGGCCCGTACGTGCTCGTGCCGTTGCTGCTGCTCATCCGGATGCGCAAACCGCTCCCGTTCACGAGGAGGTTCTGAGATGCCCCTGCTGGAAGACCTGACCGTCTACGAGGACGGCGACGTGTACACCGTCTACGACCACTCCTTCCTCCCCGAGGGGGAGGCGGGGAGAGGGCGCGCGCTCGGCCGGATCTCGCGCGCTGCCGACGGCACCTATGAGCCGTCCGGAGTCGGCGCGGTGTTCGAGTACATCGCTCCGGCGACCACTCTCGATGAGGCGCTGGAGGCGTTCGTCGGGTCCGCCTGACCCGGGGTGTTCCTCGGTGTTCCCTTTGTGTCCACGAGGGATGTGCCGAGCGTTCCGTCCGGCGTCGCCCCGCCTCTCTATGGTGAAGAGGACGACATCGTCGGGCGGCGCACGACACGGCGCCGGCCGAGTGAGGCCGATGAACAATCGTGGCCCGGGCGTCCCGTTGTGCGAGGCGGGAGACCCGGGCCACGTCCATGTCCGGTCCGTGGTGGAGGCGGCGTCAGCTCTTCGGGGTCGCCCGCCTCAGCACGGCGTATCCGGCGAGGCCGGCCAGAAGGGTCGGGAGCAGCAGCCAGGCCGTCACACCCAGGACCCCATTGTCGTCGAACCACGCTCCCACCGCCGGCCAGCCGTCGGTGAGAGCGATGAGGGCGAGGGCGCCGATGACGAGAAGGGTCAGCGCGGCGCCCGCTGCGATGATCCCGTACATCCGCCAGCGCATGAACAGCGAAGCGGAGAACGCGCCGACGAAGAAGAAGAACAGCATCCCGACGAAGGCGATGAACAGGCGCCCACCGTAGCCCTGGCCCTGGAAGTAGACCGAGGTGAAGATGTGCCCGCCGAGGCCCCAGCCGTTCGTCCACTCCTCGATCGATGCGAGGGTTGCGAAGCCGATCGCGTAGCCGGCTCCGAGGATCAGGAAGGTGAGCGCGGACCCCAGGGCGAAGTGACGTCGGGTGACGCTGAGACCGAGCGCGAACGGGAAGGTCGCGGCGATGACCTGGATGCCGACGACGCACATGTACACGAAGATGTAGAACGCGCCGCCGCTCCATTCCGTGCCTTCGAGGGCCGTCGCGCGCCCGGCTGGCGGGGTGGCCGCCCAGATGATCCACCAGATCAGCCAGTTCACCAGCCAGATGAAGAACATGATGATGATGGGCAGCCAGATGACGGTCCACTTGTTCACGAGGTTCAGGCGCACGACGCGCCAGATCCGCTGGCCGGAGGTCGGTGCCGCCCCGGGGGCCGCTGAAGATGCGATGGTCATGCGCTCTGCTCGAATTCTGTCTCTCGGACGTTGGTCTTGCGGACGATGAGCTGCTGGAGGGAGACCGGCGCGAGCTCGAGGCCGGCGGAGGCGGCGGCGGCCCGGTCGGAGGGGCTGAGGCCCGAGACGGTCACCGAGGCGAGGCCGCCGATCCCGTCGCGATGGAGCACGTCGTGGCGGGCGACGAACGCGTCCACCGCCGTGCGCGGGCCGACGACGGTGCTCGCGGAGCTGCGGAGCGCTTCGGCGTCCTCGTCCATCAGGATGCGGCCCTGGTCGATGACGATCACGTGTTCGAGCAGGTTGGCGACCTCGTCGATCAGGTGGGTCGAGAGGACGATGGTGCGGGGATGCTCGGCGAAGTCCTCGAGCAGGCGGTCGTAGAAGATCTGCCGCGCCACGGCGTCGAGGCCCAGGTACGGCTCGTCGAAGAACGTCAGGGGCGCCCGGGAGGCGAGACCGACGATCACGCCGACGGCCGAGAGCTGACCGCGGGAGAGCTTCTTGATCCGGCGGTTCAGCGGGAGCCGGAAATCGTCGACGAGGCTCTCCGCGAGGTCGGCGTCCCAGTTCTCGAAGAACCAGGGGGCGCTCCGGAACACGTGCTTCGGTCGGAAGTCCTCCGGGTAGCGCTGGCTCTCCTTGATGAAGCAGACGTGGGAGAGCACGTTCGCGTTCTCGGCCGGCGGCTCGCCGAAGACGCGGATCTCGCCCGAGGTGGCGAAGTCCTGGCCGGTGAGGAGCTGCATCAGCGTGGTCTTGCCCGCGCCGTTGCGGCCGAGCAGACCATGGATCAGCCCGGGCTTGATGGTGACGGAGATGTCGTCGATCGCGGTGAACGACCCGAATCTCTTGGTGAGTCCCGAGACCTGCACCGCCGGGGCGATGGAGGTCGGGGCGGGCACGACGCTCATGCGCGCACTCCTTCCGTTTCGATCATCTGGGCGAGCTGGGACGGGTCGATGCCGAGCTTGGCGGCCTCGGCGAGCAGCGGGCGGAGGTATTCGTCGCGGAACGCCTCGCGCCGTTTGGCGACGAGCCGTTCCCGAGCCCCCGTGGAGACGAACATTCCGATGCCTCGTTTCTTGTAGAGGATCCCCTCGTCGACGAGGAGGTTGACGCCTTTGCCGGCCGTGGCCGGGTTGATGCGGTAGAAGGACGCGAACTCGTTGGTGGACGGCACCTGGCCCTCGGCGGGGTAGACCCCGTCGATGATGTCGTCCTCGATCTGCTCGGCGATCTGCAGGAAGATCGGCTTGCCTTCTTCGATCATGTGAACCTCTTTGGTTCGTTACTCATGTAACTAACCAACCAGGTGGGGTCCCGTTTGTCAAGAGCGGGACGGCGGGAGCGGGATAGCCTGAGCCGTATGGCGGACCTCCATGAGCTCACGGCGCTCGCCCTCTGGCAGGAACTGCAGAGCGGACGCATCTCCCCGCGCGAGCTGGCCTCGCACTACCTGAACCGCATCGAGCGGCTGAACCCGGAGCTGGGCGCCTTCGTCACGGTCACGCGCGACCTCGCGCTCGACCGCGCCGACGAGGTCGCCGAGCGCGTGCCGAAGTCGGCACCTCTGTGGGGTCTGCCCTCCGGCGACAAGGACCTCTGGCTCCGGGCGGGGGTGCCCGCCGGCTTCGGGTCGCGGGCCTTCGCCGGCTACGTCCCCGACACCACCGACGAGATCGTCGAGACGCTCGACGCGGCGGGCGCCGTGAGCCTCGGCAAGACCAACGCGCCGGAGTTCGGGCTCCCTGCGTACACCGAGTCGCTCGCCGCGCCTCCCGCCCGCAACCCGTGGGACCCCGCGCTCGGCGCAGGCGGATCCAGCGGAGGTGCGGCGGTCGCCGTCGCCGCCGGGATGCTTCCGTTCGCGCCCGGCTCCGACGGCGGCGGCTCCGTCCGCATCCCGGCCGCGGCGTGCGGCCTCGTCGGCCTGAAGCCGACCCGCGGGCTGGTCCCCGCGGGCAGCGGCATCCCCTCGCTCGGCGGGCTGGTCGTCGACGGCCCGCTCGCCCGCACCACTGCCGACGCCGCGCTCCTCCTCGACGGCATGATCGCCCGGGTCGGCGGCCGCATCGACCACCACTACTCGCTCCGCGCCCCCTACGACGACGACGGCCCCTTCCTCGGCACCGCCGTCCGCGGCGAGGGCCGCTTCCAGCTCGGCGTGATGACCACGTCCGCCTGGGACGACGCCTACGACATCGTCGTCTCGCCGGAGGCCCGCGCCGCCCTCGATGCAGCCGTCGGGGCTTTCAGCGACATGGGGCACGGTATGGAGGAGACCGCCCTCCGCCCCGACCCGACCTATGCGCCCGCCTTCCGCACCATCTGGCAGGCAGGCGCCGCCCGGGTCCCCCTGGAGGGGGAGGCGCTCGACCTGCTGGAGCCGCTCACTTCCTGGCTCGTCCGCCGCGGCCGCGAGCTCGGCGCGCGCGAGCTGAGCGAAGCGCTGTCGGCCCTGACCGCCTACGAGCGCTCGTTCATCGCCCAGCTGTCGTCGTTCGACGCCGTGCTGACCCCCGCCCTCGCGATGACCCCGCGCCCGGTCGGGTGGTACGACGCCGAGGACGGCGAGCACAACTTCGAGCAGCAGGTGCAGTACACGCCCTTCACCTCGATGGTGAACGTCACCGGCCTTCCCGCGATCGTGCTGCCGATCGCGCAGACCGACACCGGCCTCCCGATGGGCGTGCAGCTGATCGGCCGCCCCGGCGGAGAGCGCACGCTGCTGTCGCTCGCCGCGCAGCTGGAGCGCCGCGTCGGGTGGGAGAGGCGGCGCCCGGCTGGCTGGTGACCTCAGGCGGTCAGAAGGACTCGGCCCTACTGGTGGCTCCCGGTCGCTCTGCACGGTCCCGGCGGCCGAGCACCCAGCCGAGCGTACCCGCGACCAGTAGGAGGCCCGCCAGACCTCAGAGTGCCCCGGCGATCCGCGCCGGAGTGATGAAGACCATGCCGGAGAACGTGCAGGCCGTCCCGCCGATCCCTCCCGTGCAGGTGAACGAGGCGGCGCCTTCCGGCGTGAGGAACAGGAGCGCGCCCCCGAGCAGCACTAGCACCACGGCCGCGATCACGAGCCCCCACGTTGTGATCCTCCCCGGCATGGGCTCACGTCAGCCGAGGCGTGCGGGCGGGGCAACGGCCCATGCCGCAGACACAGGTCGGCTCGATCCGGCCGGCGGCGCCGCGGCGTCAGTTGACGGGTCCGGTGTACTTCTCGCCCGGGCCCTTGCCGATCTCGTCGGGGATGGGGGAGGCCTCGCGGAAGGCCAGCTGGAGCGAGCGGAGACCGTCGCGCAGGCTGCGTGCGTGCTGGTCGCCGAGGTGCGCGGCGCTGGCGGTGACCAGGCCGGCGAGGGCGTCGATGAGCTTGCGCGCCTCGTCGAGATCGGTCTGCGCGTCGGGGTCGTCGGCGAGCCCGCACTTGACCGCAGCGGCGCTCATGAGGTGCACCGCCGTGGTGGTGATGACCTCGACCGCCGGTACGTCCGCGATGTCGCGGGTGGCGTCGGCGATGGCCTCGTCGTGGTGCTGGCTGTCGGCCTCCTGGTAGGAGAAGGACCCGGAAGTGTCGCTCACTGCATTCCTCTGTTAGAATCGTTCGGGCTCCGGGGCATCTGTCCCGGTACGAAAGTGGAGATTCCTCCCACCCGCGCTTGACCGCTTACAGGTTACCGGGTTGTTGCACTCCGCCGACGCGCTTCGGCGCGGAGGTAGTCAGGGTGCTGTACCAGGCCTGCGATTCCGTCGCAGACCGTGCTGGTGCGTGGAACCTCCTCTTTCGCCGGATCGTCTCCCGACGGTTCGCGGCTCTGTGAAGCATCGCTCGATCAGAGGAGACAAACATCAGCGATCCCCGTACGAATGACCGTATCCGCGTCCCCGAAGTTCGACTCGTCGGCCCCAGCGGAGAGCAGGTCGGTGTCGTCAAGATCGAGGTCGCCATCCGGCTCGCGCAGGAGGCGGACCTCGACCTCGTCGAGGTTGCACCGAACTCCAAGCCGCCGGTCGCGAAGATCATGGACTACGGCAAGTTCAAGTACGAGGCTGCGCAGAAGGCCAAGGAGGCCCGGCGCAACCAGGCGAACACCATCCTCAAAGAGGTGCGTTTCCGCCTCAAGATCGACAAGCACGACTACGAGACCAAGCGCAAGCGCGCCGAAGGCTTCCTGAAGGCCGGCGACAAGGTCAAGGCCATGATCCTCTTCCGCGGTCGCGAGCAGTCGCGCCCGGAGCAGGGTGTCCGCCTCCTGCAGCGCTTCGCGGAGGATGTCGCCGAGTTCGGCCAGGTGGAGTCCAACCCGACCATCGACGGCCGCAACATGGTGATGATCATCAGCCCGCTCAAGAACAAGTCCGAGGCCAAGGCTGAGGCCAACGCACAACGTGCCGCATCGAAGGCTCGCGCCCAGGGGCGCGACACCGATGAGGTTGCTGCCGCAGACGACTCTGCGCAGTCCGACGAGAGTTCGCCCGCCCAGGCGACCAACGAGGAGAAGTAATGCCCAAGCAGAAGACCCACTCCGGCGCCAAGAAGCGCTTCAAGATCACCGGCACCGGCAAGGTCATGAAGCAGCAGGCCGGCATGCGCCACAACCTCGAGGTGAAGAGCAGCGACCGCAAGCGCCGCCTCAACGCCGACCAGGTCGTGCCCGAGGTGGACGCGAAGGTCGTCCGCCGGATGCTCGGCAAGTAACCCACCCGACGTACTTTAAGGAAGTCTGACAAATGGCAAGAGTGAAGAGGGCTGTCAACGCCCACAAGAAGCGTCGGGTCATCCTCGAGCGCGCCGAGGGCTACCGCGGTCAGCGGTCGCGCCTCTACCGCAAGGCGAAGGAGCAGGTCACCCACTCCCTCGTCTACTCGTACCGTGACCGCCGCCAGCGCAAGGGCGACTTCCGCCGCCTCTGGATCCAGCGCATCAACGCGGCGAGCCGCGCCAACGGCCTGACCTACAACCGCTTCATCCAGGGCCTCGGCCTCGCGGGCATCGAGGTCGACCGTCGCATCCTCGCCGAGCTGGCCGTGACGGAGCCGGCCACCTTCGCGGCCCTCGTCGAGAGCGCCAAGAAGGCCCTCCCCGCCGACACCTCGGCACCGAAGGCCGCCGCGTAAGGCGCGCACTGCACCACGGGGAACGGCCCGGTCGACTCCGGTCGGCCGGGCCGTTCTGCGCGTGCGCGGGTGCCCGTGGTCGCTCCGGAGATCTTCCGCGGCGCGCCGCTCAGCTCGCCGTCGTTCCGGCGTTCTCCGCCTCGGCCGGGCAGATCTCCGGATCCAGCCGGGAGGGGCGAGGGGCGTGGCCCTAAGCTGGTCGCATGCTTGACAATCCGCGCTCCCCGCGCGTCCGGGCCGTGGCGAAGCTGGCGAAGCGCGCCGCGCGGTCCGAGACCGGTCTCTTCCTCCTCGAGGGCCCCCAGGCGGTCGCCGAAGCGCTCGGGTTCCGTCCGGAGCTCGTCGTCGAGCTGTATGCGACGCCCACGGCCCTCGAGCGCTACACCGACATCGCGCAGACCGCCGTGGAGGCCGGAGTCGACGTCGAGTTCGTGACGGAGCAGGTGCTCGACACCATGGCGGACACGGTCACCCCTCAGGGCTTCGTCGCCGTCTGCCGCCAGTTCCCGACGTCGGTGAAGGACATCTTCGCCGACTCCCCGACGCTCGTCGCCGTGCTGGAGGAGGTGCGCGACCCGGGCAACGCCGGCACCATCATCCGCGCTGCCGACTCCGCGGGGGCCGACGCGGTCGTCCTCACCGGGCGCACGGTCGATCTCTACAACCCGAAGGTCGTCCGCTCCACGACCGGCTCCCTGTTCCACGTGCCGGTCGCAGTGGGAGCCGACCTCGCCGACGTGGTGGGCCGTGCTCGCACCGCGGGCCTCACGGTGCTCGCCGCGGACATCAAGGGCGAGGACCTCCTCACCGCCCGCACCGACGGCCTCCTCGCCCGCCCGACGGCGTGGGTGTTCGGCAACGAAGCGCACGGTCTCGCCGACGAGCACCTCGGCCTCGTCGACCGCGCGGTGACAGTCCCGATCTACGGCAAAGCCGAGTCGATGAACCTCGCGACCGCGGCCTCCGTCTGCCTCTACGAATCGGCTTTCGCGCAGCGGTCCTGACCCCTGCTCCGCGGCCTGTGCGCGCGGTGCCCGGCGGCTAGACTTGGGAACCGTGTCTGAAACCACCGAAATCACCGAAGGATCGGTCGAAGCGGCGGTCGAGGCGGCGCTCGCTGCCATCGACGCCGCGGGCGACTCGGCCGCGCTCAAGGCCGTGCGGCACGAGCACACCGCGGAGGGCTCGCCG contains these protein-coding regions:
- a CDS encoding DUF1844 domain-containing protein gives rise to the protein MSDTSGSFSYQEADSQHHDEAIADATRDIADVPAVEVITTTAVHLMSAAAVKCGLADDPDAQTDLDEARKLIDALAGLVTASAAHLGDQHARSLRDGLRSLQLAFREASPIPDEIGKGPGEKYTGPVN
- a CDS encoding GNAT family N-acetyltransferase — protein: MLEEEYETRRELPRHLRKREAPEPVFEYTIREARAEDMPDVRAIYNHYVANSTVTFDEDAMTLREWRSKYAYLQKLGMPFIVAESPSGQILGYALVSPWKQKRAYRFTVENSIYLGAASTGKGLGPVLMQELIDRSKAAGLKEMIAVIADKGAEASIKMHENFGFEEIGRMGRVGFKFDRWLGTVLLQKSLK
- the infC gene encoding translation initiation factor IF-3, whose amino-acid sequence is MSDPRTNDRIRVPEVRLVGPSGEQVGVVKIEVAIRLAQEADLDLVEVAPNSKPPVAKIMDYGKFKYEAAQKAKEARRNQANTILKEVRFRLKIDKHDYETKRKRAEGFLKAGDKVKAMILFRGREQSRPEQGVRLLQRFAEDVAEFGQVESNPTIDGRNMVMIISPLKNKSEAKAEANAQRAASKARAQGRDTDEVAAADDSAQSDESSPAQATNEEK
- a CDS encoding DUF2781 domain-containing protein, whose translation is MSTLTPGTDQVALAAAATPANLPLRRRPIDIFFLVMFSLFVVTCIISDAIPTLGIPQTATTTNILAQWNYTYSSQYDPLYQAEPLWLRFITGTSAFVYLPFYVLLIVCLVKGYNWIQLFAVIYATMIISLTAIPIFGVEFFGPVGERTPNPVVFLLYNGPYVLVPLLLLIRMRKPLPFTRRF
- a CDS encoding GntR family transcriptional regulator — protein: MIEEGKPIFLQIAEQIEDDIIDGVYPAEGQVPSTNEFASFYRINPATAGKGVNLLVDEGILYKKRGIGMFVSTGARERLVAKRREAFRDEYLRPLLAEAAKLGIDPSQLAQMIETEGVRA
- a CDS encoding uracil-DNA glycosylase, translating into MAKTLAELAADGSMDPGWASALEPVADRIAAMGDFLRAEVAAGRPYLPAGADVLRAFRAPLADVRVLIVGQDPYPTPGHPIGLSFAVERHVRPVPRSLQNIYRELRDDLGVVPPAHGDLSAWADNGVMLLNRVLTVRPGAPASHRGAGWEAVTEHAIRSLVARGRPFVSILWGRDAATLKPLLGGNPVIESPHPSPLSASRGFFGSRPFSKANALLEQRGEKPVDWTLEP
- a CDS encoding ABC transporter ATP-binding protein gives rise to the protein MSVVPAPTSIAPAVQVSGLTKRFGSFTAIDDISVTIKPGLIHGLLGRNGAGKTTLMQLLTGQDFATSGEIRVFGEPPAENANVLSHVCFIKESQRYPEDFRPKHVFRSAPWFFENWDADLAESLVDDFRLPLNRRIKKLSRGQLSAVGVIVGLASRAPLTFFDEPYLGLDAVARQIFYDRLLEDFAEHPRTIVLSTHLIDEVANLLEHVIVIDQGRILMDEDAEALRSSASTVVGPRTAVDAFVARHDVLHRDGIGGLASVTVSGLSPSDRAAAASAGLELAPVSLQQLIVRKTNVRETEFEQSA
- the rplT gene encoding 50S ribosomal protein L20 — protein: MARVKRAVNAHKKRRVILERAEGYRGQRSRLYRKAKEQVTHSLVYSYRDRRQRKGDFRRLWIQRINAASRANGLTYNRFIQGLGLAGIEVDRRILAELAVTEPATFAALVESAKKALPADTSAPKAAA
- the rpmI gene encoding 50S ribosomal protein L35 — protein: MPKQKTHSGAKKRFKITGTGKVMKQQAGMRHNLEVKSSDRKRRLNADQVVPEVDAKVVRRMLGK
- a CDS encoding amidase encodes the protein MADLHELTALALWQELQSGRISPRELASHYLNRIERLNPELGAFVTVTRDLALDRADEVAERVPKSAPLWGLPSGDKDLWLRAGVPAGFGSRAFAGYVPDTTDEIVETLDAAGAVSLGKTNAPEFGLPAYTESLAAPPARNPWDPALGAGGSSGGAAVAVAAGMLPFAPGSDGGGSVRIPAAACGLVGLKPTRGLVPAGSGIPSLGGLVVDGPLARTTADAALLLDGMIARVGGRIDHHYSLRAPYDDDGPFLGTAVRGEGRFQLGVMTTSAWDDAYDIVVSPEARAALDAAVGAFSDMGHGMEETALRPDPTYAPAFRTIWQAGAARVPLEGEALDLLEPLTSWLVRRGRELGARELSEALSALTAYERSFIAQLSSFDAVLTPALAMTPRPVGWYDAEDGEHNFEQQVQYTPFTSMVNVTGLPAIVLPIAQTDTGLPMGVQLIGRPGGERTLLSLAAQLERRVGWERRRPAGW
- a CDS encoding TrmH family RNA methyltransferase, giving the protein MLDNPRSPRVRAVAKLAKRAARSETGLFLLEGPQAVAEALGFRPELVVELYATPTALERYTDIAQTAVEAGVDVEFVTEQVLDTMADTVTPQGFVAVCRQFPTSVKDIFADSPTLVAVLEEVRDPGNAGTIIRAADSAGADAVVLTGRTVDLYNPKVVRSTTGSLFHVPVAVGADLADVVGRARTAGLTVLAADIKGEDLLTARTDGLLARPTAWVFGNEAHGLADEHLGLVDRAVTVPIYGKAESMNLATAASVCLYESAFAQRS